One Pyrofollis japonicus DNA window includes the following coding sequences:
- a CDS encoding MBL fold metallo-hydrolase yields MGYDIPAIVAETGAILLGSYIAVDGYYPRRRIRIVTHIHEDHTRGLAQSIRESDFIAATPLTLDLLEALGKRVPPAKKLEMPYGVRVRIEDDIVELRKANHIPGAAEVIVELRNGLQVGYTGDFKLPGTEILKGLDVLVIDATYGLEEHIRPWQDEMEYILSDIVREGLIHGPVHLYAYNGKVEEVMLILRRFDIDAPFIVSRRVYNTTKVLCKHGYCINDVYIARSKAAEEAQQYGYYVQFHHYSSWWSRRRQYRGTHILLTGWELREPYRQISPNEWIVSFSDHADFRQLVNYVEEAKPRLLIVDAYRGGRSAYYFASYVSKRLGIEALAMP; encoded by the coding sequence TTGGGCTACGATATACCAGCAATAGTTGCCGAGACTGGCGCAATATTGCTCGGCAGTTACATTGCGGTAGACGGTTATTATCCGAGAAGAAGGATACGTATTGTTACTCACATACATGAGGATCATACTAGAGGTCTTGCGCAAAGCATACGTGAGTCAGACTTCATTGCAGCGACACCGCTTACGCTTGACTTGCTCGAGGCATTAGGGAAGAGAGTGCCTCCAGCCAAGAAGCTAGAAATGCCGTACGGGGTTAGAGTGCGTATAGAAGATGATATAGTTGAGCTTAGAAAGGCTAACCACATACCCGGTGCTGCTGAAGTAATAGTTGAGCTTAGAAATGGTCTTCAAGTAGGTTATACTGGGGACTTTAAACTACCAGGCACTGAGATACTGAAGGGATTAGACGTCCTTGTAATAGACGCTACCTATGGGCTTGAAGAACACATACGGCCTTGGCAAGATGAAATGGAATACATCTTAAGCGATATCGTCAGAGAGGGACTCATACATGGCCCAGTTCATCTATATGCGTATAATGGTAAAGTAGAAGAAGTCATGCTTATTCTACGAAGATTTGACATAGATGCACCCTTCATAGTGAGTAGACGCGTTTACAATACGACAAAAGTGCTCTGCAAACACGGCTATTGTATAAATGACGTGTATATCGCTCGATCCAAGGCGGCTGAAGAAGCGCAACAGTACGGATACTACGTACAATTCCACCACTATTCTTCGTGGTGGAGTAGACGTAGACAGTACAGAGGAACACATATACTTCTTACGGGATGGGAGCTACGCGAACCGTATCGCCAAATTTCTCCAAATGAGTGGATAGTTTCGTTTAGTGATCATGCAGATTTCCGTCAGCTAGTTAATTACGTCGAAGAAGCAAAACCAAGATTACTCATTGTCGATGCATATCGCGGAGGACGTTCAGCATATTATTTTGCCTCCTATGTCTCTAAGCGTCTTGGAATAGAGGCCCTAGCTATGCCTTAA